One part of the Desulfurobacterium pacificum genome encodes these proteins:
- a CDS encoding DEAD/DEAH box helicase — translation MQIDPLKLTEEIKKVFNLYLDTICRTKYSYINDKLREKMDEEKEKFFKGPYVQATPNYKQGANLEDLVSEGILEQETKEIFKKEFKHSLYKHQEEVIRKVRQEKNVLVSTGTGSGKTLSFLIPVVDYIVRSGKRESGVKAIFIYPMNALANDQIEELRKFLAGTDITFARYTGDTYYTKEEFDKKRKEGEKSYKERKKECREELLVREDILSNPPDILITNYSMLEYLLLRPKESPLFEDKALKFLVLDEIHVYDGAKGAEIGCLLRRLKQRACFESPICIGASATLGGKDEEKVNEKAAKFATAIFGENFDKEDVVRAQFEDENEKDILGKIKEFISKPREFSEVQKKFSNIFPSDKELLPQLRKLQARYHFFVKAPDGVFVTLSNDGKIENLSFKMERTRNGKKVFQLATCRYCGEVFITGYINNKKNEKKLELYSGDPVGLDKVKKIFLAIPNEVTRDTLELMTKEKRKSASKCYLNVETGELSRKKKEGKNWLEVFELKEEENSVFPQPKKCPSCGVEGKKHRKGMWLSYFTPPQERPQTVLMEVLFRHLVEKSKKKEDRKIIAFSDSRRDAAFFATGYQDFNNEMWKKWLFYRNLSYEPVDKRFLEKKLKKYLEDQEDIDTVFMREFALIYDSLERIGLVKFLLPKDKEEKILERIRALRGYPISNLNKEEIKSLIYNLLAGLRENRIIRDDNEVLDYRGIIEFEDKGGRRKGGLASWIPYRRKDDSFSTNKRFHLLKRVFSETTLNDGEIVELLKEIWEILKSERVLVHHDDEYEGFVIEPHRWRVQKNRKVYVCNKCGRIHTWNVKNACTNSGCSGNLIEKSIDGVPVSKFYLNFFSDVEKGKAKNYKAIVEEHTAQLSKEEAEEIQRKFTNGDVNILSCSTTFELGVDIGALQMVFLHNVPPRPDNYVQRAGRAGRRGTNAYILTYVLNRPHDSKVFENPIKMIKGEIKPPAIKLNNRRILLRHFNAVALSYFLRKEFTGRRVFVKDFRDNDAFKKFEEFMETKPVEVKEELRNILSSLNMKEKEVKLIGNEVDLENWKWWNGKLPEDYGSNSKTLWETIEEELKEDISELEEVIKKIKLEIQKSFGDFGKVGYLSTIGKAYETYLEQIKRQDIISFFSRKVFIPKYGFPVDVVPLKIVGHKLSKKIQLDRDLKIAIREYAPGEKVVVRKHMIMPTNVRILPKKEPEIRYFFVCRKCLYFKDAWDKDKIEFTTCPACGGDKVEINKYLVPSFGFEVKDIRHFFDKVEFNEKKLKEVFDIVNFKSKNKKKLPISKDVFYKPIPRAVVRSFVSGNIENNRKVDKKTVGKFEISRFMRNRITVINFHEDRRVDRNTGLLSIVLKEGRKKKDENSCYLGYQFYTDILVINPPPVTPQLTSYKQEAYYSLLYAILEGASEALDIKREDIDGTIYRTEDNESRLIIYDNVPAGAGFITEIYENFEDVLDKALEIVSNCSCGEDSCCPSCLLSYSNQYFADLLQRRFARDLIEIGKAGVRG, via the coding sequence ATGCAGATCGATCCCCTTAAACTTACGGAAGAAATAAAAAAAGTATTTAATCTTTATCTTGATACCATTTGTAGAACAAAATATTCCTATATAAACGACAAACTAAGAGAAAAAATGGATGAAGAGAAAGAAAAGTTTTTTAAGGGGCCATATGTTCAAGCTACTCCCAACTATAAACAAGGTGCAAACTTGGAAGATCTCGTTTCTGAAGGGATTTTAGAACAAGAAACGAAGGAAATATTCAAAAAAGAATTTAAGCATTCTCTCTATAAACACCAAGAAGAAGTTATAAGAAAAGTTCGACAAGAAAAGAACGTGCTTGTTTCTACCGGAACTGGAAGTGGAAAAACTTTGAGTTTCTTAATTCCGGTTGTTGACTACATAGTCAGAAGCGGTAAAAGGGAAAGCGGAGTTAAAGCGATATTCATCTATCCGATGAATGCACTTGCAAATGATCAAATAGAGGAACTTCGTAAATTTCTTGCAGGTACAGATATAACTTTTGCAAGATATACGGGTGATACTTATTACACTAAAGAAGAGTTTGATAAAAAGAGAAAAGAAGGAGAGAAAAGTTATAAGGAACGTAAGAAAGAGTGTAGAGAAGAACTTTTAGTCCGTGAAGATATACTTTCAAATCCACCAGATATATTAATAACCAACTACTCCATGCTGGAATATCTACTTCTGAGACCAAAGGAGTCTCCTCTTTTTGAGGATAAAGCTTTAAAATTCCTCGTGCTTGATGAAATTCATGTTTACGATGGAGCTAAAGGAGCAGAAATAGGTTGTCTCCTTCGTAGATTGAAACAGAGGGCTTGTTTTGAATCTCCAATATGCATTGGAGCAAGTGCTACTCTGGGAGGAAAAGACGAAGAAAAAGTTAACGAGAAAGCTGCAAAATTTGCCACTGCAATATTTGGTGAGAATTTTGATAAAGAAGACGTAGTTAGAGCTCAGTTTGAAGATGAAAATGAGAAGGATATCTTGGGGAAGATTAAAGAATTTATTTCTAAACCAAGAGAATTTTCCGAAGTTCAAAAGAAATTCTCCAATATCTTTCCATCGGATAAAGAACTGCTTCCACAGCTAAGAAAACTTCAAGCAAGATATCACTTTTTTGTCAAAGCACCTGATGGAGTTTTCGTTACTTTAAGTAACGATGGGAAGATAGAAAATCTTAGTTTCAAAATGGAAAGAACGAGAAATGGAAAGAAAGTTTTTCAATTGGCTACATGCCGCTATTGCGGGGAAGTCTTTATAACAGGCTATATAAATAACAAAAAGAACGAAAAGAAATTAGAACTATACTCCGGCGATCCAGTCGGTCTTGACAAAGTGAAAAAAATCTTTCTTGCAATACCGAACGAAGTAACGAGAGATACCCTTGAGCTGATGACGAAAGAAAAAAGAAAATCAGCATCAAAATGTTATCTTAATGTAGAGACTGGTGAACTTTCCCGTAAAAAGAAAGAAGGAAAAAACTGGCTTGAAGTTTTCGAACTTAAAGAAGAAGAAAACAGTGTATTTCCTCAGCCTAAAAAATGTCCCTCTTGTGGAGTTGAAGGGAAGAAGCACAGAAAAGGAATGTGGCTCAGTTATTTTACTCCTCCTCAGGAAAGACCTCAGACCGTTCTCATGGAGGTTTTATTTAGACACTTGGTCGAAAAATCGAAAAAGAAAGAGGATAGGAAAATAATAGCTTTCTCGGACAGTAGGAGAGATGCCGCTTTCTTTGCTACTGGCTATCAGGATTTTAACAATGAAATGTGGAAAAAATGGTTATTTTACAGGAATCTAAGTTATGAACCGGTAGACAAGAGGTTTCTTGAGAAAAAACTTAAAAAATATTTAGAGGACCAGGAAGATATAGACACTGTTTTTATGAGAGAATTTGCTCTTATTTATGATTCTTTGGAAAGGATAGGTCTTGTTAAGTTTCTTTTACCGAAAGATAAAGAAGAAAAAATTCTGGAACGAATTAGAGCTTTGAGAGGTTATCCAATATCTAATCTAAATAAGGAGGAGATTAAGTCTCTTATCTATAACCTCCTTGCAGGTTTGAGAGAAAATAGAATTATTAGAGATGACAATGAAGTATTAGACTATCGAGGGATAATAGAGTTTGAAGATAAAGGCGGAAGAAGAAAGGGAGGTCTTGCTTCTTGGATACCATACCGAAGAAAAGATGATTCTTTTTCTACTAATAAAAGATTTCACCTCTTGAAAAGAGTGTTTTCAGAAACCACTCTGAATGACGGTGAAATTGTGGAACTACTCAAGGAAATATGGGAAATTTTAAAAAGCGAAAGGGTTCTGGTTCATCATGATGATGAATATGAAGGATTTGTCATCGAACCGCATAGGTGGAGAGTTCAGAAAAACAGAAAAGTTTATGTCTGTAATAAATGTGGAAGAATCCATACTTGGAATGTTAAAAATGCCTGCACAAATTCAGGGTGTAGTGGGAATCTAATTGAGAAGAGTATTGACGGTGTTCCCGTTTCTAAGTTTTACCTAAATTTCTTCTCAGATGTGGAGAAAGGAAAAGCAAAGAATTACAAAGCAATAGTTGAAGAACACACTGCTCAGTTGTCTAAGGAAGAAGCTGAGGAAATTCAGAGAAAATTCACAAATGGAGATGTAAATATCTTAAGTTGTTCTACTACATTTGAGTTAGGAGTGGACATAGGAGCTCTTCAAATGGTCTTTCTCCACAACGTTCCACCGAGACCCGATAACTATGTCCAGAGAGCAGGTAGAGCCGGAAGAAGGGGAACAAACGCTTACATTTTAACCTACGTTCTCAACAGACCTCACGATTCAAAAGTTTTTGAGAATCCTATCAAAATGATAAAAGGAGAAATAAAACCTCCAGCAATCAAGTTGAATAACAGGAGAATTCTCTTAAGACACTTTAACGCTGTCGCTTTGTCCTACTTTCTTAGAAAAGAATTCACTGGTCGTAGAGTCTTTGTTAAAGATTTCAGAGACAATGACGCCTTTAAAAAGTTTGAAGAGTTTATGGAAACAAAACCTGTTGAAGTTAAGGAGGAGCTAAGAAATATCCTTTCCAGTTTAAATATGAAGGAAAAGGAGGTAAAACTTATAGGAAATGAAGTCGATTTAGAGAATTGGAAATGGTGGAATGGAAAACTACCAGAAGATTACGGAAGTAATTCTAAAACTTTATGGGAAACTATAGAAGAGGAACTGAAAGAGGATATTTCAGAGCTGGAAGAAGTTATAAAGAAAATTAAGTTGGAGATTCAAAAATCGTTTGGAGACTTTGGAAAAGTAGGTTATTTATCTACCATAGGAAAAGCGTATGAAACCTATCTTGAACAAATCAAAAGGCAGGATATCATTAGTTTTTTCAGTAGAAAAGTTTTCATTCCGAAATATGGTTTTCCCGTTGATGTAGTTCCTTTAAAAATAGTTGGACATAAACTATCAAAGAAAATACAACTAGATAGAGATTTGAAAATCGCCATTAGAGAGTATGCTCCCGGGGAAAAAGTAGTTGTTAGAAAACACATGATCATGCCAACTAACGTTAGGATTCTCCCTAAGAAAGAACCGGAGATTCGTTATTTCTTCGTATGCCGGAAGTGTTTGTATTTTAAAGATGCATGGGATAAAGACAAGATAGAATTTACAACTTGTCCAGCATGTGGGGGAGATAAGGTAGAAATTAATAAATATCTTGTTCCTTCTTTTGGCTTTGAAGTAAAAGATATAAGACATTTTTTTGATAAAGTTGAGTTCAACGAGAAAAAGCTCAAAGAAGTTTTTGATATAGTCAATTTTAAGAGCAAAAATAAGAAAAAACTTCCTATTTCAAAAGATGTTTTCTATAAACCTATCCCAAGAGCCGTAGTTAGAAGTTTTGTTAGTGGAAACATAGAAAATAACAGAAAAGTGGATAAGAAAACGGTTGGAAAATTTGAAATATCTCGCTTTATGAGAAATAGAATAACTGTTATAAACTTTCATGAAGATAGGCGTGTAGATAGAAATACCGGTCTCCTGAGCATAGTTCTTAAAGAAGGAAGAAAAAAGAAAGATGAGAACAGCTGTTATCTTGGTTACCAGTTCTACACTGATATCCTTGTAATCAATCCTCCTCCAGTTACACCACAACTTACAAGCTATAAGCAAGAAGCTTACTACTCCCTCCTCTACGCTATTTTGGAAGGAGCTTCTGAAGCTCTTGACATAAAGAGGGAAGATATAGATGGAACAATTTATAGAACAGAGGATAACGAAAGCAGGTTGATCATTTATGACAACGTTCCAGCTGGAGCCGGTTTTATAACAGAGATCTATGAAAACTTTGAAGATGTTCTTGATAAAGCGTTAGAAATTGTTTCAAATTGCAGTTGCGGAGAAG